The Spartobacteria bacterium genomic interval TTTTCAGCCTCTTCTTGAAGATCTATTTAGGCCTGCATTCATATATGTTGCACTAATTTTTTTCTCTTTCTTTAACCTGCTCAAGAAACGCGATCTGCAAATCCTCAGGAAGCTCTCGAAATTTTTCGATCAACCAGTCAACTTTCAGCGCATTCAGGCGGTTTTCAATGTTTTGGACACAGGCTGCGCGGCGGACAGAATCTTTATTGGTCAGATAACTTGGCGGTGTTGTTGCCCGGCCATGCAAACGGTTAGCCTCAGAAACATCCATGCTTTCCAGCCCGGTCAAGCTTTCTTCGAGCGCATTGATCCAGACAGAACTGCGTTCAGTCCTTATGGCGGAGACCGTATTTGCCAGTCCCTTCAGAACGCTTTCGGCATTCCACGGGGTTGCACCTGTTGCAAATGAGCCTGACAGTTCTTCTGTTAGCTTTTTGGTCAATCCGTCGAACTCCTCGGCGTTGAGGGATTCGCTGTTAAGCTGCTGGTAATGGAGCAGACTCATTTGGAGAAATTTACGGATGAGCTGAAGCTCCTGTAATTGGACATCATCTCCTTCATAGGCCGTAATCAGGGCTGCCACCTCATCCTGCGCACATTCGATTTCATCGACGGATGTCAGTTTCACTTTCTTCAGTTTATTGACCTTTGCTTCTACCTTTGCCTCCGCTTCTTTCATTGAAGCGAGTGCATTGGAAAGCTGCACGCGGGCTTCTCCTATTTCCGGCAGTTCAATGCGTGTCGTAAGCCCCCTGAGCTTTGCGGCGTATTCTTTCCCTTCCTGTTGGGCGGCCAGCAGTTCCGCCACACGGACAAACTGCGAGGCTCCGGCGCGAGATGCAATCCAGAGCTGAACATCCCGTACTGTCTGCTGTGCGGTCGCCAGACTTTCAACCTGTCGGATAACAAGGGAGGTATGCTTCTCAAGCTGGGTGTACTGATTTTCAAGGTTCAGTTTTTTCAGTCCGGCACCGATTTTTCGGAGCATTTTATGCTGAAAGTTCCCAACCTCTACAGGAGACCCATCCTTGGGCATCTGTCTTTTCAACCAGTCGGGGAAAATTTGTATCAAGGTTTGGCGGGATCGTTCCACAACAGGCTGTATCTGCTCAATTTCGTGATCAGACCAGAGCGGCTTTTCCTGAATCATTTTTACAAGCAGTTCAGCCAGTTCCGAGGTGCCCCACGAAAGCAGCGAGGCATCTGAACGTTCCTTCCCGTTTTCGATTTTGCTTATCGCACTATTTTGTCCTTCCTCAAGTCGCTTCGTTTCAATCAATGCCGTTTTAGACAGCCCCTCAAGCTGAACCTCCCGATATGCTTGCGCCGGAGGAACCGGAACCCGTTTTTTCAGATCATCTGCACGGACATAGCACTGGATTCGTGAAGCATAACTTTCGGCTTCTTCCCACTCATTGCGCAGATCATCCCACTCAGAGGATTCATCCCCTTGAAACATGAGTTCAACATCATGAAGGCCGTTTACATCAATAAATTTACCTCGGAACAGTCCGTTCTGAACCCACTCGGTGAAGGTTATAGGTGTTCCGTTTCGAATCAACACCAACTTAGTTTCCCGGGCTGCAATGAATATTCCAAGGAACAATCCCGCCGATGCGATATTCGCCCCGCAGGGAGGAGCGCAAAGTTGAGTTATGGCCTCTTTGAGGGCGATTCTTTGCTCGCCCGCTGACAGCAATTTATCCCATTTTTCGGTCAACGAACGGATGGTCGGATGAGAGGGCCGTGTTTTGATGCTGCCGTTCTGAGCAAAAACTCCCCAGGAATCTTTCAGCACGGATTCCGCCCGATTTTTTACCTTCACCGGCTTGGAGATTACGCCACTCCAGTCCAACCGTCCCTGAATCAACTCCGCCGTTAACTCCATACAGCTGTCGGCGGCATTTCCTTTGGCGGTAGTGAATCCATCAAACGGAAACACCATCGGTGATTTGTAGATCCGCCCAAATATTTCAGTTCCGACACGCGATATCCTGCGGGATTCCAACGGCTCCTTAAAAGCAGAAATATAAAGGCGTTGTTTAATCATACTCTCAATACGGATTCTGACATTTTTCAACATCTTTTCCTGATGCGCCCCGATCAGGTTTCCGTATTTTGATCGGTCTGCTGCGGATAAAGAGTCTTCCAATACAGCCAGCTCTGCGAGTGCCTGTCCAAGCCCTCCATCTTCGTCATGAAGTAGAATCACCCAAATGGGAAGTGATGATACGCCTGCGTTTTGCGCTTCGACCTTCAAAAACTTCGATGCGTCTTTTTCGATAGACCGAATGTCGCGGCTCGGCTCCACATAGCAATAGATGATTGTGCCGCGAGGATCATCCACCCCGGTGGCGGATTTCCATCGATCCGCCGCGTGCTTGAATTGCATCAACAGGAAATCAAGATTTGAGGTTTCGGCCTGATACCGCCATTCACGGGTGGTGATTCTGTTTTCTTCGGCGAAGTCGCAATCCAGATCTTTCAGCAGGTCGCACCAGCTTGCGGCCTTGCTGGCAAAGAGCTTGGCCTTGCCCGCTTCGTCATAGGAACTGGCGACTCGTTGCCGCACAAAGGAGAGGAACTGGGTGCGAGGAACTGCGTCTCCTAAAATATCAAACGCTTTGAAGGACTCATCCCATTCGAGCACATTGTACTCGTCCCGAAGCATTTTGATCCCCTGATCGGCCACCCGAAGATGGAGACCCGCCAGTTCTGCAATGGCTTCAACGGCATCATCTTTTCCGGATGCCTTGAGTCCCAGTTTTGACGCTAGAACGACCGCTCGGAGCAACCGACGCAGATCATTGTCAAACTGCGCACCGTGCCGGGACTCGATGGACGCATATGAATGAGTAATCGATCCCTACTGACCACTTTCCTCTGCGGTGATGAGTTCCTGCTGTAGATGGTCTGACCAGAAATCGACCGGAGCCAATAGGCCGCTGGAGCTTTCCGGGATGGGTTGGTTTCCGCAGCGTGCGAACAGATCCCCGAGCAGGGCAAGAGCGGAGCGCTCCTGCAGGTGTTTACCGCCGGAGGCGAGGTAAAAGAGAAACCATGTCGAATAAGCGGAAAGCGGCCAACATCCTTTTCGTATGACATTATGAAACTTTTCATGATTCGACCAAAGACTGTGGTTCGCAGATTGCGTGAACCAGCGGGCGATATTAGCCATCAGCTCGTTGGACTCCTGAGCGGTTTCTGCTCTGCTGAATAGGTTGTCCAGAATGCCGGGTTTTATCTTCTCAATCAGGTTCGCGATCAGGGTTTCGAGGTTGATTGATAAATAAACCCTGCTGGCCGACTGATAGCGGGTGATATACCTCAGAATTTCATTTCGATGCTCCGGAGCGACCCGCTGCACATATGCATTCAATTCAAACTGGATAAAACCGACAAAGCAGGCGGATTCTGCATTGGCCTGAATCCCTTCAAACAGGTCCTGTAGTACACCACTACCCGCAACATGACTTTTGACAGTGGCAAATTCCGTGTAACGGCCAAACTCGTCAAACAGAATAACAAGGCTCCGGAACGGCTTGCCAATCCCGCAATACTCTCTTACCGCGACATCGATGACATCCCGAACGGATTCTCCGCCAAGCGCAGAAATATTAATATTTATGGAGGCGAGTATCTTATGAACGGCGCTGTAAGTCTGCTCATCCTGTTGATCAAGCCGGGTCAGAATGTCTGCAATATTGGTGGTATCGCAAGCTTCCAACAGCTCCTGCATGACCTCGGCATTGGTCATCGCCATCTTAATGAGACTGGCGGCCTGAGCAAACCGGGGGCGCAATTCGTCTAATGGGCGAGTGTCAAGTCCGGTTGATTTTACCTGCGCAACAACCTGACGCGTTACTTCCGTCGTCAGGTCAAAACTCTGCATTCCGTTGATGGCGACAACCAGACAGGGCTGGCGAGTTTCTGCCAGTACAGCACTCATACGACTGCCGATTTCGGAATCGGCAGCCGTAATCCCTTTGAGCACGGCAGCAGCGGTATCACTCGCGGGATTGCGCAACAGTGCTCCAAGCGTCAGTCCAAGATGGGACTTGCCGGTTCCATATCCGGCAATGGCCAACGTAAATGGCTCATCTTCCAGCCCAAGACAACGCCGCAAAACGGACTCGGAAAAGCGTGCGGTATCCTGCAGTCGGTGTCCGTGCGAATCACCGACATCCGCCTGAGAAACCCCATGATATGCCGGACCGTGAAATACGAACGCATCAGCGGCTTTGTTCGTACGTTCATCATCCGTATGCAGCCACCCCAGATTGACCGCCCCGTTAAACAGGCGGTCACCTCGAAACCGTATTACCTCATTCAGCATCTCTGGCATCATCAATCTCCTTACATCAGGTCATCATAAATCTGTTTCCAAGCCGTTTCTGATTTAGCCTTTGGGCGCAGCAACCACGGCTCCATGTGGCGATCTACCTCAATCAAACCTTTTCGTTCAATCAGTTCAAGAATGCGCTGATGGGTTCCGATATCCCATCCGGGAATGGTTCTCCACCCAGCCTTGGCATCCAATTCCGTCGCAGATATTTGACTGTTCTGAGGGAAATGATCCGACATTAACTGCAGAAGCCATGCTCCATATCCATACCCAAACTCATCATGAAGAGGAGCCGGGATGCGGCTTATGACGCCCGCTTTTTCAGAAAGTACTCCGCAGGTATTCAGAGCCGCCTCATCCTCATACATCCCCACCATGGGGCCAATCAGACCGGACTTATCCACTCCGAGGGTCAATCCAAGATAGGATTCAAGCTTTGAACGCTCAAAGCGCATTCCCAGCGATTGAGTACCGTTGAAAAAAGTCTGATACCAGACCTCTGCGCCAATCAGCGGCCCGCAGAGATTCAGATGAGCAATCCATTGGGTGACATCCATCTTTAGAAAAGGATCCTCCAGCAAAACGATGCGGCCAAATGGTGTAAGCGCAGGTGTTTTGGTTGCAGACCGATCTGCACCGACCAGCGTGATTAACCCCATACCCCTGCAATAATCGAGAATGGCCGGAACCTTACCGCTCGATGAACCCATTGGGATGCCGGTGTCTGCCGCCATCTCCTGAAAGTCCCCGGACTTTCCGGCGGCGGCAAAACGCAGCATCGCATTGATATACTGCCGCTCCGGTTTAAACGTTTTGTGGAAATTTCGGGGAAGTCGGTTGTTTTTATTCATTGAACTCGCGCTCCTCCATGGCGGCAACGCGGATTTTCAATGCACGGGAAACCAGTCGCTCTCCATTTGCATCCAGCGTTTTTCCGATTGAATAGCATTCCCCCTTACTAAGCGTTGAAAGCTTGCGAATCCAGTCATCGACTTTTTGCCGGGTTGCCAGTGCGGCGACATCCGCAAAGGCCTTCAGCTCGGTATCCGCCGGTTTGAAGAACAGCTTGTGTTCCGCCATGAACATACGGTCACGCTCATCCTTTTTCATATTACTCATGGTCTGAGTAGCTAGAATCAGCGATAGGCCGAATTTTCTTCCTTCCCGGAGATATTTTGAAAGCGGACTTCCTTCCTGATGATCCAGATTTTGAACTTCGTCCAACACAATAACTTTAGGATCGGTCTTCTTGCCCTTCGACTGCAGGTGGCCATACAGATCCCAGAGAATGAACTCGGTAATCAGTCGTGCCGAATACATATCCATTCCCGCCAACTGGAAAATATTACACAGCGGATCCTGCTTCATGAATAAGTGGTCCCAGTCAAAGCTGTCATTCCCAGAAGAGAATGGGCAGTCCAGTACAAATGGCCGGAGCTTATTGTAAAGGGACTGTGCCGATGCCTTGAACTTTTTATCCTCCGCCATGGATTCAATGGAATCGAGCATATGATCCAGATTCATCCCGCAGCCCATGGAGTCCACGCCATCCATAACGGCTCGGTGAAGAACACTGTATTGCTGGTTTCCGATTTCATATACCGAGTCGAACAATCCAGCGATTCGCTTGGCAACCGCATTTGAGTTTTCGCCGATAACAATGCCGCCGTTGTCCGATATCTGCGGCAGGAATGGGTTGATCGGCAGCGGCTCATTGCGAACAACATGCTGCACCGGACTCAGAACAACCTTGGCAACCTCTTCCAGATGGTTCGGCAAGAAGCCGTTGGTGTAGTCAACAATCAGACTGTTCTGCTTAAATTTACTCATTTCGCAGAGCATTCCCTGAATGGCGTAGGTTTTTCCCTGCCCGGAAGAGCCGAAGATCAGCATATGGCGGTTCACAAGTTCCGCATGATTAAATTCCCAGTATACTGGTTGGTCGCCCGTGACGGTTTTTCCCAACAGAATCCTGTCGGAAGGAATTTCCTCATTCGCACCCAACTCTATGGAATGCGAAGCCGGTGTAACTCCATCAGAAATGGGTTCTGGTGGTGTCGGCTCTAATACTCCGGCAGATGGGAGCATCTCCGGCTCATCCGGCGGAGGCGAATCTACAATCAAATCAGCGGCTAGTGGTTGTCCAGTTGGTTCAATAGCCTCATCATCAACCATCTCATCCTCGCTTTCATCCTCATCATCCACCCATGGCGTGTAATCGTCCTCCGTACCTTCAGGAATGAACTCATCATCCTGTTCAACAACCATTGCGCCCTGTGCATTGAGAGCGGCCCAGTCGACGGGAACCTCCAGCGAATCCGTCATCAGCTGCCGGACAAATCCCCCGCCAACGGTATAAACATTCGCAACCACATCAAGTTCTCCTCCAACGGCCCAATATCCGGCACGCTTGATTTCAGGATCCTGATCAATCCAGAAGGCGAAGACCGAGGCATCCCACGTCACAGAAAAGTCACCTTCCGCCAGACGTTCGAGTGCCGAAAGAACATCTGAATACTGGGTTTTTGACACTTCTGTTTTACTGGCAATCAGGCGATGGAGCTGCATCCACCAGTAACGTCGACCTGGCCGATCTTCGGCGGTACCTGATCCGCCAGTACCATCCGCTAACGACTTAAATGCCGAACCCAACACCGAGAGCCCGTTGTCGATCTGCGATTTGGCTTTTAGAATGTGCTCCGGCGATTGCTGCCCCATCTTGCATTCGATCAGATGCAATTCTACATGAAGACGACCATCTTCCTTCAGCCAGACCTGCATCCACATTAAATCCGGTCGACGTAAGTTATCGGCGAGGTCAAACCAATGCCGATAGGCGTCCAGCGAGATGAGTGATTCACACAACAAACCATCCGAACTTTGCAGCAGTTTACGGGTCAGGGAATAGGCCATGAAATCGCGAATGTACTGATCTGCCGCGCCAGTTGCTCGAACCAAGGAGAGACCGGAAAGTTCGGGGGCAACATGGAGCACCCCTTCGGCTACAGCCTTACACTCGTCTATCGTCCAACCTGCCTCCGCAGCATAAAGTTGCTGAATGGCGGCCTGCAGCCTGAAATGAATATCGGCAAAGGAAAACTGTTCGGTCGAAATGGTGTAATTATCTTCTCCATGGCTACCGACTCCGGAACCGAAACCTATGATTTCACGCTCTCTGTTCTTTTCGAGCTTGGGCATTCGGATCAACCGTTCATCCATATTCGGATCGATGCAGATAATCCACTCGGCTTTGTCGTGGAGACAGTCAATCAGTGTTCTCCACGGAGTAAAATCTCCAGAACCGACAACCACCGTCCCTGTCTGTTGCATACCGGTCTTCAGTCCATGCAGAAGGTTGGCATGGCAGGCTCCCAGTGCAAACTGTCGATTACTCACCACCCGTTTCCGTTTGAATTTATCTGCCGGGTTGGTGACCGTACAACAGGCCTTTTCAAGAATAGGAAACTTGAGATCGCGGCTGGTAATATCGAACGGCTCAACTTTTTCAAACTCATTCACCCCGGCTCCTGCGCCGATGAAATCATAGAAAACAGCGATGTCTGCTTCAAACTGCTCCTTGATCAGCTTTTGAAAAGCACCGTGACCATTCTTTTCAACAATCCGGTGCGCCACCGAGAAGCGGCAATTCCGGTACAACTCATATTTTGATTCAGTTTCGGCGGCCTCCCATCGCTCCTTCCACTGCTGCACCCAGTTGGAAATGTCCGACTCATCATTGGATTCTGTGAATACGGTCACACTAATCGCATAGGGTCTTCTTCGCTCCTCATTCAGCACGTACCGTTTGTTGGGCTTTTTGCTGGTCGGCTTCGTTGCCAACACCTTTAGATAGGCATGCACGGCTGCGACCACCGGCTGAACATCTTTATTCCTGAAAACAGCAATACTCAACCCGTCCCGAGCATGGGGGTGAAGATCAAAATAATCCTGCATGAGCCGCAACAGGAGTTTTGATTCACTCGTTTCGCGGAACATTTCGGTATCGTTCAAATTGCTATCGTCTTCGGTGCCTTCATTGTACTGAACCAGCAGTCGTGTGGAGAGCGGAGTGTCGGTTCTTGACGAGGATCCGATGCGGTGAATCAGTTCATTTCCTCGAACATCTGCGCATAGGTTCTTACTCTCATCGCACAGCAATCCCGTCAACGGAGACTGAATGCTGGAGAGATCAACATAGGTTCTCCAGATGTGGGCTTTGAATCCGTCCCGGCTCGGAGTTTTCGACAGCTCTTTATTCGCGGAAAAATTAAAGCAGCGGGTCAAGTAGACCACCTGCGCTTCCAACATTTCCACAACGGAAGGATGAAGAATGGTGGCTACACCCGATGGTTCAAACGCATCAGCATGCCACGTATCGTCGAGACTTAAAGAACGGGGTTCCACCACCAGAAACGCCCGGGTCAGCATTCCGACCAGAGAAGACTGTGATATATCTGGTAATGCCAGCGCGGCTTCAAAGGAGTCTGCGTACGCCTTGCGGAGATCCGGCCATTCAGGATCAACCCCGAATATGGTTGAAAAGAGGCCGTTGGAGGAGGCTGCACTTACGAACCGATCATACTTCTCTGCAAGCAGTTTGAGTTTGGGCGACAAAGGATCTACGACCCTGCTCCATTCGCCGCTAAGCAGATTGGTCAGCGCACCATTCGAATCCCGTTCATCCCGGATCGCATGTAGGAGAACCCGCCGAACTTCTTCATCAGCGGTGGCCTGTAACAGTTCCTCGAAATACGCAATATGGTAAACAGGAAGTTTGTGAATTTCCTGCAGACTGGAGATGGATTGTCTGGCGCGACGCAACAGATCAATCGACAGCCGATACATATGGTGCTCAGGAAGCCTCCATCCGTATTGCCGTTTTAACGGCTTATGATCGGAGGAAATAATGACCTTGAATTCAAGAACCGGCTCGGCGGTTTTCGCATAGCGACAATTAATGTCCGGAGAGAGCAGATCGCTGAATATGGCAATTTCACTGCCGTCGGAATTATTGATGTTCACATGTTTTTTCAACAGTTCGTCAATCCCCCCGATCAAGCGGGTGAGATACCGGCGGGCATACTCCGCGTTTTCCGCCGCATCGCCGGGTCCGGTATCCTCGTGCTCTTCTTCGACACCATCCACATCGTGCTTAAACAGCACCGGAGAAATTTCAACGGATTGAATGACCACTTCCGCTTTGTCCTTATGCTCGGTATAAAAGTCCTTGAGCGTCATCCAAACGGCATTCAGCAGCACTTCGACAGGACTGCCTGCCAACTTGCGGGTGCTTTCGCGTTTCTCTTTTTGAACGCTTTCTTTGAATTTGAGAATCTGATCCCATATGACGACAAAGTCGCATTGCTTCAACTTATCACGTTCAGACTGTCCGTCATTGGCAATAAAGTCTCTCAATCCGGCAAGCAGCTCTTCTCCGGATGTGTAGGAACCGCAAACCTCTTCATCATCAAATGGAATGCCCTGATGATCTCCATCGGCAATCGCTTCCAGTAAACTGTCTATGGCCTTAAGCGCCTTGTCCCGCTGGCGGGACTCCAAAAACAGCGTGTAGTTAAAAAACTCCATTGCCTTGTGGATATATGGACCTAGCTGCTTTTTTTTCTGATGGAACGGAAAGCGGGAAAGAACCGGGAGATGGAATTCTTGGAGATTAGCCAGCATCAGACGGGGGACATCCGACACATCGGTTGCAAGGCTCAGGTCCAGGCATTCCAACCAGTCACTGATCTGCAGGAGATCCCCGGTTCCGCCGGTAAACAGGGGTTTGATAACACGGTCAATCGTGACGAGATCATCGGAACCGTACTCTTGCATTCCGATGCTTTTGAGCTTCGCCTCCATCCAAGAGCTGAAGCTTCCCCGCATATCCTCACGCCAGACCATGTCAGGATCACAGGTATGGAAATCCGCCAGCCCCGCTGAATCAGTTACCTGATCATAAAAACCGACCTTCAGTCCGTATCCGTATTCGCGGTTCTACGAGAAATGGGACAGAATTTTATGGCGACAGGCCTACGTAAATCCCAACCACTCTCAAAACGGCGTTTTCCTCCAAATGATAAAAAAAATCGGCTCAAAAATCTGGGTTTAGCGGGCTAAAAACGATGTTTTGGTGCTCAAAAACGCCGTTTTTGTCGTATTTTTTGCTACTTTCGTACTTTTTTACGGTAAAACGGCTGTTTGTATCGCGGTTGAAGCGATCGAGGAGCTGGACTAGGACGATTTTCCCCTGCCGCGAGCCTGCAAGGGCGTTACCAGCTTGAAAAACGGCGATGGAGCCGTCGGGGATGCGCGGTTCCATGGAGTGGCCTTTGATGCGGATGGGGAACAGATCGCGGGTGATTTTTCCGTCGAACCGAACCCATTTCTCATGATGTTGGAGTTCTTCGACGTAGTTTTGCTCATATCCGAAGGGGCCGGCGGCCGCTTCGAGGTCAAAGAAAGGCAAGCAGGTCGTAAATCTGTCTTTTTCAGGAGGAAATTCGATGTAATCCGGTTCTTTTGGGGAAGAACTCGACAATTTTATGTCGTTTTCTTCATTCATTGTTACATTTTGCGGCTTTTAGTGGTCAATTTCCGCAAAGTGGGCTGCGCTTGAAGAGAAACTTCCAGGTTGCCAGCGTTGGGTGCCGCGTTGGATAGCTGTGATTTCAACGGCCTCGGAGAAGGCCGAAAAGAGCGAATTTTGCCAATTATTTGCACTTTCAAGCGATTTTCCGACGAATTTGGAGGTTTCAAAGGCAAAACGGTGTTCGTAGGCATCTTTCATCTGCTCCCAGTAATGAATTATGCAATCTTTTCGAGAAAAAACGAGTTCGCGGGAGGGCAACTTGTCTCGTTTGGCGTTATTTGCAGTCTTTGTAGCGGGTAGAAGGTTCCAAACATCGTTGTTGTGCCACAGGCTGAAAGGGATTGCGTGGTCAACCTCATACTGGTTCTGCCGGATGGTTTTATCGCTCCAGACGCAGACTTTGTCGTCCATGGCGTCGTAAACAAGACGCGCGGCGCCGACTTCCCGCTCGGGTATGGGCACGGTAAGCAGCAAATCAATGACTTGGCTGGGTTTGATTTCTTCATGCGAAATCCGGGATGTCAGTTCTGCCCAGCGCAAAATGGTGGCATCGACGATCCAGTTGCCCATCAGGGCGAGTTCACGCCACATATCAGCGGGAACGAGGATGCACTGGAGTTGTCTGTCGTACCGGAATGTACCGGAGCCTTCGCCGCCGGAATATTTGATCGGGCCGTCGATCAAGGTGTTGCGAATCATTCGGGTAACCTGCCTGAGAGGCTGTTCGGCCTGTTGGGGTATGGCATTGTCCCGGTACTGAACGGTAAAGGCGGCCTGTCCGCCGCTGTTACGATAGGCCGCAA includes:
- a CDS encoding S24 family peptidase — translated: MNEENDIKLSSSSPKEPDYIEFPPEKDRFTTCLPFFDLEAAAGPFGYEQNYVEELQHHEKWVRFDGKITRDLFPIRIKGHSMEPRIPDGSIAVFQAGNALAGSRQGKIVLVQLLDRFNRDTNSRFTVKKYESSKKYDKNGVFEHQNIVFSPLNPDF
- a CDS encoding ATP-binding protein; this translates as MVWREDMRGSFSSWMEAKLKSIGMQEYGSDDLVTIDRVIKPLFTGGTGDLLQISDWLECLDLSLATDVSDVPRLMLANLQEFHLPVLSRFPFHQKKKQLGPYIHKAMEFFNYTLFLESRQRDKALKAIDSLLEAIADGDHQGIPFDDEEVCGSYTSGEELLAGLRDFIANDGQSERDKLKQCDFVVIWDQILKFKESVQKEKRESTRKLAGSPVEVLLNAVWMTLKDFYTEHKDKAEVVIQSVEISPVLFKHDVDGVEEEHEDTGPGDAAENAEYARRYLTRLIGGIDELLKKHVNINNSDGSEIAIFSDLLSPDINCRYAKTAEPVLEFKVIISSDHKPLKRQYGWRLPEHHMYRLSIDLLRRARQSISSLQEIHKLPVYHIAYFEELLQATADEEVRRVLLHAIRDERDSNGALTNLLSGEWSRVVDPLSPKLKLLAEKYDRFVSAASSNGLFSTIFGVDPEWPDLRKAYADSFEAALALPDISQSSLVGMLTRAFLVVEPRSLSLDDTWHADAFEPSGVATILHPSVVEMLEAQVVYLTRCFNFSANKELSKTPSRDGFKAHIWRTYVDLSSIQSPLTGLLCDESKNLCADVRGNELIHRIGSSSRTDTPLSTRLLVQYNEGTEDDSNLNDTEMFRETSESKLLLRLMQDYFDLHPHARDGLSIAVFRNKDVQPVVAAVHAYLKVLATKPTSKKPNKRYVLNEERRRPYAISVTVFTESNDESDISNWVQQWKERWEAAETESKYELYRNCRFSVAHRIVEKNGHGAFQKLIKEQFEADIAVFYDFIGAGAGVNEFEKVEPFDITSRDLKFPILEKACCTVTNPADKFKRKRVVSNRQFALGACHANLLHGLKTGMQQTGTVVVGSGDFTPWRTLIDCLHDKAEWIICIDPNMDERLIRMPKLEKNREREIIGFGSGVGSHGEDNYTISTEQFSFADIHFRLQAAIQQLYAAEAGWTIDECKAVAEGVLHVAPELSGLSLVRATGAADQYIRDFMAYSLTRKLLQSSDGLLCESLISLDAYRHWFDLADNLRRPDLMWMQVWLKEDGRLHVELHLIECKMGQQSPEHILKAKSQIDNGLSVLGSAFKSLADGTGGSGTAEDRPGRRYWWMQLHRLIASKTEVSKTQYSDVLSALERLAEGDFSVTWDASVFAFWIDQDPEIKRAGYWAVGGELDVVANVYTVGGGFVRQLMTDSLEVPVDWAALNAQGAMVVEQDDEFIPEGTEDDYTPWVDDEDESEDEMVDDEAIEPTGQPLAADLIVDSPPPDEPEMLPSAGVLEPTPPEPISDGVTPASHSIELGANEEIPSDRILLGKTVTGDQPVYWEFNHAELVNRHMLIFGSSGQGKTYAIQGMLCEMSKFKQNSLIVDYTNGFLPNHLEEVAKVVLSPVQHVVRNEPLPINPFLPQISDNGGIVIGENSNAVAKRIAGLFDSVYEIGNQQYSVLHRAVMDGVDSMGCGMNLDHMLDSIESMAEDKKFKASAQSLYNKLRPFVLDCPFSSGNDSFDWDHLFMKQDPLCNIFQLAGMDMYSARLITEFILWDLYGHLQSKGKKTDPKVIVLDEVQNLDHQEGSPLSKYLREGRKFGLSLILATQTMSNMKKDERDRMFMAEHKLFFKPADTELKAFADVAALATRQKVDDWIRKLSTLSKGECYSIGKTLDANGERLVSRALKIRVAAMEEREFNE